The Natrarchaeobius halalkaliphilus genomic sequence TGCTCGAAGACCACTTCGGACAGTCGATCGGAATCGACCGTTTCGTTGTCGTCAAACACGGTGAGGACGGTGCCGTTGTCCACGCTCCCAACGGCTCGTACACACACGCCGGATTCGACGTCGATCCCGTCGATACCGCTGGCGCGGGTGACGCGTTCGCAGCCGGCTTCATCGCGAGACTGCTCGAGGGAGACGACGTCGAACGCGCACTCGAGTACGGAAACGCTTGCGGTGCACTGACGGCGAGCGCTCACGGTGCTCGAAACGCGCCGTCGACCGAGGAGATATCGGCCTTTCTCGGGTCACGGTTCTGAGCGGTGGAGTCTTATCGGCCGCCGGTGAGGACGGAATGCTGTCGAACCCACACGAGCGAGCGACTTCCAGTACGCCTCTATGTGCTTTTCAGCTGCTGGTGTCTGACGGTAGCTATATGTGATGAGCCGTTGGCCACTCGAGTACATTGTCACGGAAACGTGATGGAGAGACATGACGGAACGAAGGATATGCGAGTCCGACGGATACCTGCTCGATCGATGCCTAACGTACGACCGAGGGGTTGACGAATCGCCCAGTGTCGCCGTCGTAACCGCCCTTGCACGATATCACGGTGAAAGCGTCACCGAAACGAGTACGAACCTCTACGAGTACGTCGATCCCGAAGCGCTGGATGCGCTGTTTACCGACACACGACGCGGCGTCGAGCGCTCGGCCGATCGCGTGGAGTTCGAGGTCGAGGATGTGACCGTCGTCGTCACCTCGACACGTGTCGAGGTGTCCCCGACGGCGTCGTGATCCGGCGATCGAACCGTCCCCTTCTCGAACCTTTTTTCTCGTCACCCGGGGAACGCGATGGTATGGGTACCCAGCCACACCTGCTCGTCGAGGACGGTGACCTGACCGATATCGCGCTCGTTCCGGGTGATCCCGGTCGAGTCGATCGAATCGCGAGCCACTGCGACGAATCCGAAACGGTCGCAAGCAACCGCGAGTACAAGGTCGTCAACGCGAGCTACGAGGGATGCGAGCTCACGATCTGTTCGACGGGGATCGGCTGTCCCTCCGCCGCAATTGCCCTCGAGGAACTCGCGAACGTCGGCGTCGAAACCGTGCTTCGGGTGGGGACGACCGGCGCGTTGCAGTCGGGAATCGAGATCGGTGATATGATCGTTGCCACCGGTGCTGCGAAAAACGAGGGGACCTCGAAACGGTACGAACGCGCCGAATACCCCGCCGTTCCGGACTACGAGGTGCTCTCTGCGCTCGTCGAGACCGCAAACGAACGCGAAGGAAACCGAACGGTCCGAGCGTCGAACGGAGAGGACGCGGCGGGACAGGTGCACGTCGGTCCGATCGCCTCGGACGACGCTTACTACGCCGAAACTGAAGAATACGTTGCGGACTGGGAAGAAGCCGGTTTGCTCTCGGTCGAAATGGAAGCCGCCGCGCTCTTTACGCTCGCTCGACGGCGCGGGCTTCGCGCCGGAGCGATCTGTACCGTCGACGGTAATCTCGTCGATGGGACACAGAAGGGAACGGATACGGAAGACGACGAACTCCCTGAGAAGGCAAAGAACAACGTCGGCCGTGCGATCGACATCGCTCTCGAAGCCGCGACCGAGCTGTCCCATCACTGAGCGCACCGCCGAGAAACAGATTCGCCACACCCGCGAAGATGGGGAACCGGAAACGGTCGTCTGAAGCGGGAGCGGCCGTCTAAAGTGCCAGTATCAGCGAGCGGTCGGCGGAGTAGCCGACCGATCTCGATCGCGAACATCCGAGAGAAAGTTCTCGATCACGTCGTGGCCGACCGCCGTGAGCACGCTTTCGGGATGGAACTGTACGCACTCGATCGGATGTTCGCGGTGGCGAACGCCCATGACCAGTTCCGTACCGTCGTGGTCGGCGGTCGCCGTCACCTCGAGACAGTCCGGGACCTCGGTGGCGACCAACGAGTGATACCGTCCGGCACGAAATCCCCGCTCGAGGCCGTCGAAGACGCCCTCGCCGTCGTGATCCACTGCGGAGGCCTTGCCGTGAATCGGGTCGGGCGCTCGTCCGACGGAGCCGCCGTAGGCGTAGACGGTCGCCTCGAGACCGAGACAGACGCCGAGAGTCGGTACGTCGGGGCTCAGCTCGCGGAGAACGTCCATCGTAACGCCGACGTCGCGGTCGTTTTTCGGATGTCCCGGTCCGGGACTGATGACGATCGCGTCGGGGTCGACCGCACGGACGTCCGCGAGCGACGCCGTATTCTTCCGTACCTCGGTTTCCGTCCCCGGCAACTGACTGACGTACTCGACGAGGTTGTAGGTGAACGAATCGTAGTTATCGACGAACAGCACGCGGAGCGTCGCCGTCTCAGCCCCCGTCACCGGTTCGCCGTTCGACGATGAGTTCGGGCTCATCGCCTCGCCTCCGGGGTCGTCTCGAGGTTGGCAGTCGCGTCGTCACCGTCGGATATCTCCGCGCGGGTTTCGATCGCCTCGAGCGCCGTGAGAACGCCGCCCATCTTCTGTTCGGTCTCTTCGTACTCCGATTCCGGATCGCTGTCAGCGACCAGCCCGGCTCCCGCCTGAACCGTGATTCGATCGTGATCTCCCTCGTCTTCGACCGTCGCCGTCCGGATCACGATCGCGAAGTCGGCGTCGCCGGTCCAGGAGTAGTAGCCGACGCCGCCGCCGTACAGCCCTCGGGCGTCGACCTCGAGGTCGTCGATGATCTCCATCGCTCGGACCTTCGGCGCACCGGACAGCGTCCCCGCCGGAAAGGCTGCGCGGGTCGCGTCGAACGCGTCGGCGTCGGCCGCGAGTTTCCCCGTCACCGTCGACTCGATGTGCTGGACGTGGCTGTATTTGAGAACGTTCATAAACTCGTCGACGCGAACCGATCCGGCCTCCGAAACGCGTCTGACGTCGTTTCGCGCGAGATCGACGAGCATCGTGTGTTCTGCGCGCTCTTTTCCGTCCGCGAGCATCTCGCCGGCCAACCGCCGATCCTCGACCGGACTCGATCCCCGGTCGCAGGTTCCGGCGATCGGGTTCGACATGACCTCGCGACCGCGGACGGAAATCAGCGTTTCGGGGCTCGCACCGACGACCGTCAGATCGTCGTGATCGAGCAGATACATGTACGGCGACGGATTGACCTCTCGCATCGCCTCGTAGAAACCGAGCGTATCGATCTCGCCGGAGAGTTCCCGTGTTCTCGAGATGACGCCCTGATAGATGTCGCCGTCCAGAACGTGCTCTTTCGCTCGGCGGACGTTCGCTTCGTACTCCGCTTTCGGACCCGCGACCTCGTCGTGACGAACGAATCCGTTCGTCTCCGGTCGGTCGGCTTCTCGTAGTACTCGCTCGACCATGGCGACTTCCGCGAGCAGTCCGTCGTACACCTCGTCCGGATCGTCGTCATCGGTGAGAACAGGCGTACAGACGATCGACACCGTCCCGTCGTGCTCGTCGAACGCGATCGTTTTCGTCGTCAACACGAACTGCGCGTCCGGAAAACGCGAGTCGGGGCGCTCACAGCCGACCTCCTCGAGCCAGAGATCATAGACGGCGTCGTAGGCGAGAAAGCCGACGAGCCCGCCCTCGAGATGTTGTCGATCGTGGTCGGGAAAGTTCGCCAGCCGCGCGTCCGGCATCGCAGCCCGCAGGGCATCGACGGTGTCGCCGTCGCTGTCGGTTTCGATCGACTCGACCGGCGCGCCCTCCGAGAGCGCTTCGACCGTCGTCCCCGTCGGATCGACCGTGACGACCGCTTCCGGGTCGTAGCCGACGTACGAAAAGCGCGCGTGGCGCTGTGCACCGACCGAACTCGGCCGAAACGCGCCGTCGGGATCGCTCGAGGCGGTCTTCTCGGCGCTCTCGAGCAAGAACGCGTACGGCGATCGGTCGCGGTCGCTTTCCGTCGAACGACCCGTGAGGGCCGCGTAGGCTGTCAGCGGTGTCGTTTCGACGGGAATCGGCGCCACGGTCCGGACGACCGTCGTCCCCTCGCCGCTTGCGTGCTCGCGAAACGCCGTTCGATCGAGGTCGAGCGAGGGCGACTCGTCTCCCGGCCCGTCGCTTCGTTCGGTCTCCGCTGTGGTAGAGTTGGCGTCGTTCATGAGGAGTGTGGCGTCG encodes the following:
- a CDS encoding HalOD1 output domain-containing protein, whose product is MTERRICESDGYLLDRCLTYDRGVDESPSVAVVTALARYHGESVTETSTNLYEYVDPEALDALFTDTRRGVERSADRVEFEVEDVTVVVTSTRVEVSPTAS
- the trpG gene encoding anthranilate synthase component II — translated: MSPNSSSNGEPVTGAETATLRVLFVDNYDSFTYNLVEYVSQLPGTETEVRKNTASLADVRAVDPDAIVISPGPGHPKNDRDVGVTMDVLRELSPDVPTLGVCLGLEATVYAYGGSVGRAPDPIHGKASAVDHDGEGVFDGLERGFRAGRYHSLVATEVPDCLEVTATADHDGTELVMGVRHREHPIECVQFHPESVLTAVGHDVIENFLSDVRDRDRSATPPTAR
- a CDS encoding nucleoside phosphorylase produces the protein MGTQPHLLVEDGDLTDIALVPGDPGRVDRIASHCDESETVASNREYKVVNASYEGCELTICSTGIGCPSAAIALEELANVGVETVLRVGTTGALQSGIEIGDMIVATGAAKNEGTSKRYERAEYPAVPDYEVLSALVETANEREGNRTVRASNGEDAAGQVHVGPIASDDAYYAETEEYVADWEEAGLLSVEMEAAALFTLARRRGLRAGAICTVDGNLVDGTQKGTDTEDDELPEKAKNNVGRAIDIALEAATELSHH
- the trpE gene encoding anthranilate synthase component I, which translates into the protein MNDANSTTAETERSDGPGDESPSLDLDRTAFREHASGEGTTVVRTVAPIPVETTPLTAYAALTGRSTESDRDRSPYAFLLESAEKTASSDPDGAFRPSSVGAQRHARFSYVGYDPEAVVTVDPTGTTVEALSEGAPVESIETDSDGDTVDALRAAMPDARLANFPDHDRQHLEGGLVGFLAYDAVYDLWLEEVGCERPDSRFPDAQFVLTTKTIAFDEHDGTVSIVCTPVLTDDDDPDEVYDGLLAEVAMVERVLREADRPETNGFVRHDEVAGPKAEYEANVRRAKEHVLDGDIYQGVISRTRELSGEIDTLGFYEAMREVNPSPYMYLLDHDDLTVVGASPETLISVRGREVMSNPIAGTCDRGSSPVEDRRLAGEMLADGKERAEHTMLVDLARNDVRRVSEAGSVRVDEFMNVLKYSHVQHIESTVTGKLAADADAFDATRAAFPAGTLSGAPKVRAMEIIDDLEVDARGLYGGGVGYYSWTGDADFAIVIRTATVEDEGDHDRITVQAGAGLVADSDPESEYEETEQKMGGVLTALEAIETRAEISDGDDATANLETTPEARR